The nucleotide sequence TCTATATCTAGTTCTTGTTCATAAATTGAATCACACCAAACTATTAAAGTATCAGGATAAATATTTGCTATTTGTAAAAGTATTTTTGTCACAGATTGTCCAATTTGCATATTTGCAATTGACTGTTTCTTGGCATCCAAAACTTTTAAAACTTTATTATTTTGATGTACGACTAAAATCATACGTTACTTGTTAATCATTTTAAAAGGTTTATCTCCAACGATAGCTGCATATTTAGAAAAACTACTGTGATACATTGGTTCTATTTTTAAAAAGTAAACGATCTCACTATTTGCTATCATAAAAAAATCTATCATTGTTTTTAAATGCCCTTCTATGGTAGAGTTTCCTTTATAATTATCCATATGAAATGGATTTCCTTCCACTAAATGTACTGCTTCTTTTTCTTCTATGTAATCTAGAAAACGTACACTATCTGAAAATCCATAACATTTATATACTGTTGTTTTCACAATACTTTTTACTTCTGTTTGTAATTGAGTTAATAGTTTTTGTTTTTGTTCTTCAGAAATTGTTTTTGTTGAAGAATCTACAAAATCTCCCATTAAACTTGTAAAACGGGTATGGAAAGCTATATATTTTTCTTGTTCAATGTTATTCAATTTATCGTTGAGTTGGCTTGTTTTCTTAAATAATTCATTAAAATTAATTCTCCATTTATTCTCTAAAGCTTTTGCATCTGCTAATGGGTGAAATGAATTTAAATAGTCAATATTTGCATAAACAATAAATGTATCTGCTTTCGATTTTTTAATAAGTTCTAAAGGTTTTACATTAAAATTATTAACTACATAAATTAGTTTTGTTTTAGTTGGATGCCATTTTATATCTTTTTTCTTTATTAACCAATTTACTGTATTAGGTTCTAAAAAGATATTTAAGTTAAATGGATTATCAAAATGAATATAAAACTCGTAGTTTAATAGCTTTGAAATTTCATAAAAAGAAATCATTCCTTTTAATCTATCGACCAATCCTCCATGAGGAAAAAGGCCATCGAAACAAATTATAATTCGCTTTTTATTAGTATTTGTTTTAAAACTTAAATGTCTAGAATAGTGTAAAAAAAACATAATCTTTTTTACAGTTTTACTAAGCTTTTTTTTAAGCGTTTTTATAAACATAAAAATTAATACTCCTTAATTATTGAATTATAGTATTGTATGTTTTGATCTGCAATAGTCTCAATATTAAAAGTAGCTTCTACTTTTTGTCTAGCTGCCTTACCTATCTCTAAACACAGTTTTTCATCCCTTAAAAGTTTTAAAATACATTCAGCATATTCATCTACATGAGATGGATGGATTAAATATCCATTCTTACCATCATCAATTAATTCTTGCGCCCAACCTATACTTGTGTTTATAACAGGCTTTTGTAATGCCATAGACTCTATAGTAACCATTCCTAAGGTTTCTGCAAAAGAAGGAAAAGTGCATACATGTGCATTTTTAATATACTCTTTTACTTCTGAGTACGGGATTTTGCCTAAATAATCACATTGTTCTTTAGCTTTTTCTGAGAATATTTTTTCCATTAATACATAAGTAGACGCATTTCCTGTTTTAATATCTGGTGCATCTCCTCCTATTAAAATTAATTTAGTTTTTGGATTTTTTTTGACTACTTTATTAAATATTTGTGCCAACTCTATAACTCCTTTTTTTCTAATTATAGTTCCTATATATAGTATTGTATTTCTATTAAAATCATCTGGAGTTTCATTTATAAAGTGCTTTAATTGTAAACCGTAGTGTATAGTTCTTATCTTATTTTTATTAAGCCCGAATATTTTTTGAGTTTCTATTCCTGCATAAGTAGTTGGAGTAATATAAGCCACAGCTCCTTTTAGAGCTCTTTTTTCAAATATAAAATTCTTAAACTTCTGCTGACGTTCATCTAATTTACAGAAATAAGCATCACTACCATGAAAACGAATAACTAATGGTATTGTAAATTGCATAAATGCAGTAATCCCTGTCCAATCTGGTGCTTCTAATATATCTATATTTCTTTCTTTTACTATAACATTTATATAGTTTTGGATATGTTTACGATAACGGTACCAAGTAAAATATTTGTATGATTTATTTTGTATTAAGTGAACCTCTACATTTTCATCTATAAATATTTCACTTGTTTCTTGATGGTATACAAAAACTGTAACATCTACTCCTCTTTTCGCTAAAGTAATTGCCAAATTTTTTATACTTGTAGCTATACCTGCGGCATGCTTTACTTTTGAATGTGGATATTCTGATGTTATAAAACCAACCCTCATATTAAACCATTTTATTTAGTCAATAAGCTATCAATTACTTCCCATATTGTTTCAGATGCTTTTGCTGGTGCATCTCCTGCTACTATTTTAAACCATTTTGAGCCTTCTACTACGTTGGATGTTTTCTTCTTTAAAGTGTTATCTACGATACTCTCTAAATCCTTTTTATCGGTACAGAAAATTACAGCTTCCTGACTTGGCATAGATCTAAAGTGTACATATTTATAATTCTGTCCTATATCTCTAATGCCTTTTTTAAGTTGTGGTTGTTCATAATTATAATAAACACAAGGTTTATTATGCACTACAAAATCAAATACTGTAGAGGAACACACATTGGTCACAAATTCACTGTGTTCACAAATGTTATATAACATTTTAAAATCTTCTTTTGCAGGTAAAACCTGATTCCATTGTCCTCCTATTTGCTTCCAAATTGGATCTATAACTTTAATAATATCATTATTTGATTCTATTACAGCATCATACCTCGATGTAAAATCTACAGGGCATTTTCTGTATATAATACCTAAATTTTCGCCTTCCTCATTGAGGTTTCTTACTACGTTTGCTAAGTCTTCTAAATAGTATTGATCTAATGGTGAAGTAGTTTCATCATCTCCTGAATAGCAGATATATTTTTTGTCTTCGTCTAAATTATGTTCTTTAAAAAATTCTGATTTAGATTGTAATAAATTAGTATTATAATGAGGTTCAAACTGTGGAGTTCCAGTAACAAAAACTTGTGATTCTTTTATAAAAGGGTAATATTTTAATACCTCACTCTTCATTAAATCACTCCATACAAAATAATAATCTGTTTCTACTACTTGCATAGCTTTAGGAACATTATCCCAAGAATATAC is from Flavobacteriaceae bacterium and encodes:
- a CDS encoding glycosyltransferase family 1 protein → MRVGFITSEYPHSKVKHAAGIATSIKNLAITLAKRGVDVTVFVYHQETSEIFIDENVEVHLIQNKSYKYFTWYRYRKHIQNYINVIVKERNIDILEAPDWTGITAFMQFTIPLVIRFHGSDAYFCKLDERQQKFKNFIFEKRALKGAVAYITPTTYAGIETQKIFGLNKNKIRTIHYGLQLKHFINETPDDFNRNTILYIGTIIRKKGVIELAQIFNKVVKKNPKTKLILIGGDAPDIKTGNASTYVLMEKIFSEKAKEQCDYLGKIPYSEVKEYIKNAHVCTFPSFAETLGMVTIESMALQKPVINTSIGWAQELIDDGKNGYLIHPSHVDEYAECILKLLRDEKLCLEIGKAARQKVEATFNIETIADQNIQYYNSIIKEY
- a CDS encoding UDP-glycosyltransferase — protein: MKKKIFVFFPDGVGLRNFAFTDFKNIGERMGFDIQYWNNTIFSLKDDLGFNEVKIENHTTHKLLPIYTRARKRAELNVSRDKFNDFVYTTYKFPFNYKGLKNIFKSIYTKILIGLYSSEKGVIYLRKKINALERSTSKYKYCKAQLEIHKPDIVFCTTQRATQSISALLAAKDLGILTVAFVYSWDNVPKAMQVVETDYYFVWSDLMKSEVLKYYPFIKESQVFVTGTPQFEPHYNTNLLQSKSEFFKEHNLDEDKKYICYSGDDETTSPLDQYYLEDLANVVRNLNEEGENLGIIYRKCPVDFTSRYDAVIESNNDIIKVIDPIWKQIGGQWNQVLPAKEDFKMLYNICEHSEFVTNVCSSTVFDFVVHNKPCVYYNYEQPQLKKGIRDIGQNYKYVHFRSMPSQEAVIFCTDKKDLESIVDNTLKKKTSNVVEGSKWFKIVAGDAPAKASETIWEVIDSLLTK